The Sulfurospirillum sp. UCH001 genome segment AGGGTTTTGCATTTCAAAACCTAAAAATTTAGAACAAATACTAGGAGAAATTAAATGAAATACGGTGAACAAATTATTAAAGAATTTGATGTTGAAAAAGATTTAGAAATTTGGCCAAATCAGCATAAAAAAAATTATGTGATTAAACTCACATTACCAGAGTTTTGTTGCCTTTGCCCACGAAGTGGTTATCCTGATTTTGCAACAATTTATATTGATTATATTCCTGATGAACTTGTTGTAGAACTTAAAGCTATCAAACTTTACATCAATAGCTTTATGAACCGTAACATCAGCCATGAAAACAGTGCCAATGAAATTTATGACCTACTCGATCGTAAACTCAAGCCAAAATGGCTTAAAGTAGTCGCTGATTTTAACCCAAGAGGTAATGTGCATACAGTTATTGAAATTGACTCCAAAATGGTTAGAAATGAGAGCTTATGCTAAATCCAAAACTCATTGAGCAGTTCTTTGGAGCTGCTTCTATTCAGCGTTGGAATGATTATCCGCGTATGGTGGAACTGGTAGAACTCGACAAACAAGCGCATAAATTCATTATTGCTTATTTTATTGCAAAGATGGAGTCAAAAGAGAATATTGATATGCGCTCTTTGATTGAAGCAGGTATTTTTGAATTTCTACGTCGTGTTGTTGTCACCGATATTCGCCCTGATGTTTTTCGTAAAGCACTTCAAAAAAAAGAGAAAGAGATCAATACATGGGTACTCTCTCAACTCTATGATTCTTTAAGTGATATCGAAAATGGAGCGTTTTATAAGCGTTTCGAAATGTACATTAGCGATAGTTCTATGTATAAAAAAGAGCGATTTATTCTCAAAGCAGCTTCATATATGGCAACACGCTGGGAATTTTCGATAGTCTATCAAACCAGCCAATTTTTAAACAATATTGATCGTGTCAAAGAGGCAGTGGAAGAAGAAATAGAAGACTATTATGAACTTATAAGCGTTCGTAAAATGGCTATGAATAAAAAAATCTCTAAAATTATAGACCTCAGTGGACGACTTCGTTTTCAAAAACGTTGGGCACAAACACCTAGAATTCCAGAAACTTCTGTATTAGGGCATATGCTCATTGTAGCAATTTTGGGCTATTTTTATTCTCTCTCAGCAAAAGCATGCGACCAACGATTGGTCAATAACTTCTTTTGTGCACTTTTTCATGATTTTCCAGAAGCGCTAACAAGAGACATTATCTCTCCAGTCAAGTATTCTGTAAGTGGGCTTGATGATATTATCAGTGAATTTGAAATTAAGATGATTGAAGAAGAGATACTTCCTTACCTTCCGGAGGGACTTATAAAAGAGTTTAAATATTTACTTGGATTGTATGGCGATAATCAAAAAAATGAGTTTATGAACCGTATTTTTGAGCATGAAATTACAGCAGTTGAAGATCTGTCTCACTACAACGAGAATAAATTTAATGCCATTGATGGAAAAGCGCTTAAAAATTGTGATAACTTGGCTGCATTTATTGAAGCGACACTTTCTATTTCACACGGTGTAAAGTCTAAAGAGCTCACACAAGGTAAAGAGCATATACGTCATAAGCTAAAAGAAAAAGGGAAAATGGGTAATGCTGATTTTTATGAATTGGCATTGGAAATTGAAAATTATTTTGGAGTATGAACGTAGAGGTAAAAAAACCCTCTCCCAGATGACTGCGGCACACACCTAAAAAAAGTGCTCTGCTGTGTTCCCACCCTGAAGCTTTGCTCTTAAAAGACATTGCACAGGTCTAGAAGAAGGCGAAGCGTATTTTACCCAAAAATTCTTAAACAAAAGAATTATTCTGCCTCTTCGAGGCAAGCTTTAGTGCCCCAGCGGCTAGCGTAGTCTTTTGAGCTTTGCTTGAAAGACGAGAATAAAGATAATGAGGACATTTATGGTTGATCCAAAAATTGAAGAGAGTTGGAAAAGTGTTTTAAAAGAAGAGTTTCAAAAGCCCTATTTTGAGAGTTTAAAAAGTTTTTTAGTTGAAGAAAAAAAACATCATACAATCTATCCAAGTGGAACAAATATCTTTGCTGCATTTGATAATACACCTTTTGACAAGGTTGAAGTAGTTATTTTAGGACAAGACCCTTATCATGGAGCAGGACAAGCACATGGACTTTCTTTTTCCGTACAAGATGGCGTGCCTCATCCACCCTCTTTGCAAAATATTTTTAAAGAACTACGCGATGATTTAGGGTGTGCTATTCCGCAAAGTGGGAACTTAACAGCATGGGCAAAACAAGGCGTTTTTTTACTCAACACAGTTTTAACGGTACGCTCTAGCGAAGCAAATTCTCACCGTGGACAAGGATGGGAAAATTTCACAGATGCTGTCATTAAACTTTTAAGTAGCCAAAAAGAGCATTTGGTATTCATTCTTTGGGGAAGTCCTGCTGGAGCAAAAGCATCATTAATTGATAGCAAAAAACACCTTATTTTACGTGCTCCTCATCCCTCTCCTCTCTCCTCATATCGTGGATTTTTTGGATCTAAACCTTTTTCAAAAAGCAATCATTATTTAATCAACAATGGTAAAAAACCTATTGAGTGGTGTTTGGCTTGAATGTAAAAGAGGCTATTTATGAGTGGTATATAAAAAATGGTCGTCATGATCTTCCATGGCGACAAACTGATGATGCCTATAAAATCTATCTCAGTGAAATCATGCTACAACAAACACAGGTTAAAACGGTTTTAGAACGCTTTTACTTTCCCTTTTTAGAACGCTTTCCAACGCTTAAAAATGTTGCTGTTGCACCCTTGGATGATGTGTTAAAGATGTGGGAAGGATTGGGCTATTACACCCGAGCTAAAAACCTTCATCATACTGCCATAACATGCAATGGCATTTTGCCAAAACGACCAGAGGAACTAGGTGGACTTAAAGGCATAGGGAAAAGCACCGCACACGCTATTTGTGCATTTGCTTACCATCAGCCGTTGCCGATTCTTGATGCAAATGTAAAGCGTATTTTATGTCGCTACTATGCGCTTCAGACAAAAGATGAAAAAATTCTTTGGGAAAAAGCGTGGAAACTTCTTAATACACAACATCCTTATGAGCATAATCAAGCAATGATGGATATAGGCTCACTTATTTGTACTCCCAAAAACCCTCACTGTTTAGAGTGTCCACTGCATATCTCATGTAAAGGGAAAGAAGAACCTGAAAGGTATCCACTCAAAGTAAAGAAAGCATCAATTCCTACAAAACAGCGTTTTGCTTTAGTGATTATGCAAGAGGGAAAGTTAGGGCTTATCCAGCGTAAAGAGAAGTTACTGCATGGACTTTGGGGTTTTGTCCAGGTCGATGTTTGTCCAAGTAATGCCAACTATTTAGGGAGAGTTTCTCATACGTATAGCCATTTTAAACTGGAGCTAGATGTTCTTATTCTTAATGAATCTACAGAAAAAGTAGATGGTTATTTTACAAATGAAGAAATAACACAACTTGCCCTTTCCACTGTAGATAAGAAGATTTTAGCTTTGTGTTCCATGATGGGGAATATACCCCCTACTTCCTAACAATAAAAGAAGTGTTCCACAAAGACTTACAACCATCATAACACCCGTAATAGGTAAAAGAGTACTATCATGCATTGAGCTTGCGACAAAGCCCATAAATGCGCCTACACTGTACTGCAAAACTCCAACAATTGCATTGGCAGAAGCGCTAATAGTTGGAAAAAATTCTAGCGTTAAAGAGATGGCATTTGAAAAGATGAAACCTAGTGTCCCAATATAGAAAGAAATCAGTGGAAAGAGAAGATAAAGATTGCCATCTTGAAAGACAAATAATAAAACACCAAGAATAGATTGCGTGGTCATACCAAAACGGAGCAAAACAAGTGGCTCATTTCGTTTTACAAGCCATGCATTAAGCCGCCCACACGCCATAAGTATCATCACGCTTACGCCAAAAAAGAGTGCAAATTTTCCAGCGCTCAGATGAAAATGCTCCATGTATATAAATGATGAAGAGGTGATGTAGGTGTACATTCCTGATGTACATAAAATTTGCGAAATAATAAAAACCATTGCTTGTTTATGAGTAAGAACATTTTTATAGTTTTGAATAGGCGTAATTTTGCTGCGTTTTTGTTTAACAGGTGGAAATCTAAAAAGGTAAAAACCCAGTGCAAACAGCGTATAAATTCCTAAGAGAATGAAAATAATTTCCCACTCAAAAAATTTAAGGACTAAAGAACCAAGTGTAGGTGCCAGAAGTGGAGCCATGAGCATAACCATGGCTATCAGTGAAAAGATGCGAGCACTCTCTTTACCATCAAACATATCACGAACGGTTGCTGAAACATTGACGGTTGCAATGCCTCCACCAAAGGATTGAAGGGCTCTTAATATCCAAAATGTTTCAACTTGAGGCGTAATGGAGAGTAAAAAACTACTGAGTCCAAAGACAATAAGACCAATAATAACCATAGGGCGTCTGCCATAAGCATCAGATATAGGGCCGCCAAAAAGCTGCCCCATTGCCATACCAAAAAAATAGATACTAAGACTAAATTCTATATTAGGAATACTTGTATGTAATTCTGTTGCTATAGCAGGAAATGCGGGTAAATACATATCAATTGCCAAAGGTGTAATAGCTGAAAGTGCAGCAAGTGTTAAAACGATTTGGCGTTCAGTGAGTGTGTGGGACATTAAAAATTCTCGTTAGTTAAAGTAATGTGATTATAGGAAAATAGTTTAAACCCTGTGTTAATAGCAGATAAATGCTGTTTCGAAACAGACTAAAAGTTAGTATTTTGAATAAATTCAGTATTAATAGATGTTTAAGTAGATAAAACTTAGAATATTTAATAAGTGATATGTGATAACATATTAAATATTATATAGAGGTTGTTAATGTATTGAGTTAAATTATGAAAGGGAGGTTTTGATGTCAAAGCAAACTATTGGGATGATTGTTCCTATTGCTGTGCTTTTTGTGTTGTGGTTTTTGCCTACTCCTCAAGGACTAAGTCTTGAAGGATGGCATTTTTTAGCTATTTTTTTAGCAGTGATCATTGGGCTTGTGATTGAACCTGTTCCAGCGGCACTGGTTGGTTTAGTAGGAATTAGTGTTGTTGCTTTGCTTGGTTTAGCGGGTAAAACTCCAGCTGCCAATGTAAAATGGGCACTCTCAGGATTTTCAAACTCCACAATTTGGCTTATTTTTGCTGCCTTTATGTTTGCAATGGGGTATCAAAAAACAGGTCTTGGAAAGCGCATCTCTTTAGTGATGATTAAATATATGGGCAAAAGTTCACTAGGGCTTGGTTATGCAGTTGCTTTTGCAGATCTCGTATTATCGCCTTTCATGCCATCCAATACAGCGCGAGGCGGTGGTACTATCTATCCTATTGCCATCAACATTCCTATTATTTTTGGCTCTACACCAGAACATGAACCGCGTAAAATGGGAGCATATATCACATGGATTGCTATGACAGCAACCTGTGTCACCAGTTCGATGTTTCTAACGGCACTGGCACCCAACCTTTTGGCGATAGACTTAATCGCAAAAGGGGCTAATATAACCATAGAATGGGGAGCTTGGGCAAAAATCATGATTCCTTTAATGCTACCTCTCTTTTTAGTAACACCCCTTTTGGTTTATTTGATCTATCCACCAACCCAAAAAACCTCTCCAGAAGCACCTGCTTGGGCAGCAGAAGAACTCAAAAAAATGGGCACCATTAGTTTAAAAGAGATTTTAATGGCATCCTTCGCAGGGCTTGCACTTATTCTTTGGATTTTTGGTAAAGAGTTTAAAATCGATGCAACGATAGCTGCAGTTTCTATTGTTGCTGCAATGGTTTTAACACGCGTAATCACATGGGATGATGTCATTGGCAATAAACCAGCATGGAATATCTTTATTTGGTTTGCAACGCTTGTAGCGCTTGCTTCAGGACTCAATGATGTGGGCGTTTTAAAATGGATAGGCAAAGGTACTGAAGTGTATCTCTCAGGCCTTACTCCTACGATGTTGATGATTTCGATGATAGTCTTTTTCTTTATGTTGCATTACTTTTTTGCAAGCTTGACAGCACATACGACAGCATTGTTGCCTATTTTCATTGTGATTGCAGCAAAACTGATTGCACCTGAGCAGTTAACAACATTCATGATTTTGCTCACAAGTACAATAGGACTTATGGGGATTATTACACCTTATGGCACAGGACCTTCGCCGATTTGGTACGGTGCAGGATACATCTCGCAAGGAAAATGGTGGGCACTAGGTGCTATATTTGCTCTCATTTTTATGTCAGTATTATTACTAGGAGTATTTATTTTCCTCTAAATAGATTTATCCTTACATGGAAAAGCCATGTAAGGATTTTTTATAGGTGAACGAAAAACGTTTAAATTATAAATGTGATAAAATATCACATATTACGAAAATGAAGGAGAGTAGATGTCAACTCCAAATGAGACCCAAAAAATGGTTGATATTTTGGGAAAGTTTATCGATGTAGTTTCGAAAGAACTGCCTGATGATGTGATGGCAAAACTGACTGAACTTAGAACACAAGAAGCAAGCCCTTTAGCAAAAACAATTTACGATGTCATGTTTGAAAATATGGATAAAGCTAAAAAGCTCAACCGTCCAACATGCCAAGATACAGGTGTGATCCAATTTTTCATAAGAGCAGGTGCAAAATTCCCCCTTTTAGGAAAGCTTCGAGAGATTTTAAGAGAGGCAACCATACAAGCAACGAAAAGTGCACCATTACGTCTTAATGCGGTAGAGGTATTTGATGAAGTGAACACAGGAACCAATGTAGGTACGAATGTCCCTTTTATTGAGTGGGAGATTGTGGATGATAGCTCCAATGTGGAAATCGAAGTCTATCAAGCCGGTGGTGGGTGTTCCTTACCGGGAAGAAGTATTGTATTGCCACCGCTTGCAGGGTATGAAGGAGCGATGAAGTTTGTATTTGACACCATTGTAGATTGGGGTATCAATGCCTGCCCTCCTCTTGTTGTTGGGGTAGGCATCGGAACGTGTTCAAACTCAGCAGCACTTCTTTCAAAGAAAGCAATGTTACGTCCTGTAGGCAGTGTTCATCCTCATCCAAAAGCAGCGGAGATGGAGAAAAAAATTGAAGAAGGACTCAATGCCATTGGTCTTGGACCACAAGGTATTTCTGGAAAAAACAGTGTCATGGCAGTCCATGTTGAAGGAATGGCACATCACCCTTCCGTTTTAGGGGTAGGTGTTACGGTAGGATGCTGGGCAAACAGGCACGGTGTCATTCGTTTTGATGAACATATGAACTATGAGATTGTTTCGCATAAGGGAGTAAGACTATGAAAAAAATTTTAACAACTCCAATTTCTGATGAAGATATCAAATCGCTCAAAGTAGGAGACATCGTTTATTTAACAGGTACGCTTGTAACGTGTCGTGATGAAGGGCATCGTAGAGTTGTTGCAGAGGGAATTATGCCAAAGCTTCCGATGGATCGCATCGCTATTTTTCATGCAGGTCCCATTGTAAAAGATGTTGAAGGTGGTTGGGAAATGGTTTCCATTGGACCAACAACGAGTATGCGAATGGAACGCTATGAAAAAGAGTTTTTAGCAAAAACGGGTGTTAAACTGGTAATTGGTAAAGGTGGCATGGGTGCAAAAACAGCAGAAGGTTGCAAAGAAAGTACGGCTGTTCATGCTGTTTTTCCTGGTGGATGTGGTGTGGTTGCCGCAGAACAAGTCGAAAAAATTGAAGATAAAGAGTGGCCAGAATTTGGTATGCCAGAGGCTTTTTGGGTTATGAAGGTGAAGGAGTTTGGACCATTGATTATTTCGATTGATACAGAAGGCAATAACCTTTTTGAGGCCAACAAAGTTACGTTTCATCAGAAAAAAGAAGAAGCATTGAAAAAGACAGCATCACACATTGTTTCGATGATTGCTAAGAGTTAATACTAGAGGCGCTTTTTGCGCCTCTTTTAATTAGTTTTTGTAATTTGCTAGTGTACTGTTCATACTGTAGATGATATGTTGACGCATGGTTTCGCATGCACCTTCATAATCTTTTTTCTCTAGCTGTTCAACAATTTTATTGTGATCTGCTAAAGAAATTCCTGCATATTCTTGAGCTGTGACCAAATGGTTCATTGATAAACCATTCCATAGTAATGAGAGAAATGATTTGAGTTTTTCACTATCTGCTGCTTCCCAAATCGTCATATGAAAGGCTTGATTAGCAAGATTGTAGGCTTCGGTATCGCCTGCTTCTTTGGCACGTTGACCTTGCTTGTTGACAGTCTGAATGGCTTTGAGTGTTTCGTCATTCATATGTTGACACGCACGTCTAAGCGCTTCGGTTTCAAGCAATATACGCATTTCATAGTGATCTTTAATAGCTTCAATCGAAATACCTTTGACAATAGCACAACGATTTTGGCGAAGTTCGAGTAGACCTTCATTGGCAAGAATTTGAAATGCTTCACGTACGGGCGTGCGAGACATACCAACTTGCTCACCAATACTGTCAAGTGTGATGGATTGACCTTTGCTGATACCACCAGAAAGGATTGAAGAGCGCAGTATGGAAGCTACCTGTTCACGAGCGGGTAACATTTGTACTTTTTTGAGATTGATCATAAAATGCTCTTTATAGTTCTATATTTATTTAAGTATAGCATGACAAGGCTATCTTTTCAAGAAAAGAGCTATTTTCTTTTTTTATTTTCAAACTTTTATAGTGCTAAACAGCTCACTTTTTATTGCTTTAAGTTGTACCGTTATACAATAAAACATGAACGTTCAATTAAGGAGAAATGTGATGCTAAGAGATGTAATAACATGTTTGATTGTTCTATGTTTCCTTAGCGGATGCAACAGTAAAGAAGAAAAAAATACAGATACAAAAGCAGTTCAAAGTGTTGATGCTACGTATCAAAAGACGATTAAAGAAGAGGTCTTAAAAACCATTAATGATCCCAAGTCGTATCAAGAACTTTCATGGAAAAAACTCAAAAGTGGTGATGTTGTAAGCTCACGTATTGGCAAAAAAGTTGTCTTTATAGCCCATTCATTTAAGGGTAAAAATATCTACGGTGGGGCAATTACACGTGAAAATATTTACTTTATAGGCGAAGATAAGCCTAGTCTTATTATAGATTTTGATGTGAAAGTGGCTTTTGAAGAGTTCTTAGCGAACAAGAGCATCATAAATCTTTTTGCAACAAGTATATGGGATATAGAAAAATTGCATGCAGAGTATAAAAAGAGTGCAACAGATCTTGATGCGAAAGAAACTATCAAAGATTTTATCTATTCGATCAAGCGCTTTAGTAAAGCCGATCAAGACTATTTAGCAGATTCTATTTCGAATGCAAACAATCCGCTCTCTATCGCAAAAAATGTGGCACTTTTTATGAGCATTAGGCTCTTTCCTGAGTTGATTGAAGAGTTACTGTTTAATGAAATAACCTATAATGGAAAATATAAATAAGGAGCTATGATGAAAAATGTTGTAAAACTCTTATCTCTTTTAGCGTTTTGTACACAATTATCGTATGCAGATGACCTTATGGATGGACTATCAGCATATGAACGAAATGACTTTGGCACTGCGGCAGAGTTTTTTCAAAAATCGTGTGACAATGACAATGCTGAGGCATGCTACAATCTTGCAAATATGTACGATTCTGGGCTTGGCATTTATAAAGACGATCAAAAAGCGGTTATGTTGTTTACAAAAGCGTGTGATGGTGGATTTATCGACAGTTGCTACAATCTTGGTATGATGTACGATTCTGGTGAAGGGGTTACCAAAGATGTAGTAAAAGCCTTTACGCTTTTTTATAAAACATGTGAAAAAGGGCATACCAGAGGGTGTTACAATGTCGCATTGATGTACTACAAAGGACAAGGTGTTCAAAAAAATTATCCAAAAGCATTTGAATTATTTCAAAAAACATGTGATGAAGGGTATGAAAAAAGTTGCTATAACCTAGGAGTAATGTACCGTAACGGACAAGGTGTGACGCAAAACCTAGATAAAGCATTAGCACTTTATAAAAAAGCGTGTGAACAAGGTCTTTCTATCGCATGCGATAAGTATGGAAAACTAAGAAGCGAGATGCAATAATGTATTGTGTAGATACGGTTTTTACCAGTATCTTCCATAATATAGAATTCAAATGAAACGCCATTTTCAAATTCTTGAACGCTTTCGTCGCTCTCTTCTCACAGGGCAGCAGTTACACGAAAGCGTTCCCTCTAGTCACGTCAAAAATTTCCGAGACATATCAGCTCTTTCCTATTCTGAAGTATTGGAAAAACTCCAAAGTAATCAAGAAGGCTTGACACAAAGCGAAGCGCATCATCGTTTGCATCTTTATGGTCACAATGTTGTTGCTACACATCAAAAGCAGCACAGTTTGCTTATTCTCTTATCGAAGTTTAAAGAGCCTTTGGTTGTGATGCTTTTGATTTTAGCGCTCATTAACCTTGTCTATATTCAAGATCTCAAATCGGCAAGCGTGATTGGCGCCATGACATTAATTAGTGTTGTTTTATCATTTACACAAGAGATACGTTCAGGAAAAGCAGCAGAAAAACTCAATGCAATGGTATCATCCATGGCGACTGTTGGGCGTAATGTTAATGGCAATATATCGTTATTGCAGTTGCCGATTTCTATGCTCGTTCCTGGGGATATAGTGCACTTAGGAGCAGGAGATATTATCGCGGCAGATATGAGAATTCTTACTTCAAAAGAGCTTTTTGTTAACCAATCTACATTAACAGGTGAAGCAATGCCTGTTGAAAAAAATGAACAAAGCAATGCGCTCCATAATGAAAGTATTTTCGATCTTTCCAATATGTGTTACAGAGGGAGTCATGTCGAAAGTGGTTCTGCTGTTGGCATAGTGGTTCAAACAGGTAAAAAGACTTATTTAGGCTCTATTGCTACGATGCTTGAACACCAGCCCTCTTTGACAACATTCGATAGAGGCATTAAGAAATTTACATGGATGATGATTACATTTATGCTTATCATGACTCCTGTTGTTATTGTGATCAACGGTTTATTAAAACACGATTGGGCAGAAGCTTTTTTATTTGGTCTATCGGTTGCCGTAGGGCTTGCACCTGAAATGTTACCGATGATCGTTACTGTTAATTTGGCCAAAGGTGCGATGAGACTTTCTCAAAAAAAAGTAATTGTCAAAAATCTTCAAGCCATTCAAAACTTTGGTGCTATGGATGTATTGTGTACCGATAAAACGGGAACACTCACGCAAGATAAAATTATTTTAGAGCGTCATATTGATGTTACTGGAAATGAGAATGCGCATGTTTTGGAGTTAGCGTACATCAACAGCCATTATCAAACGGGGCTGAAAAATCTTCTCGATATGGCAATTTTGCAATATGTTCAGTACGAAAAATTACAAAAAAGCGATTATGTACGTAAAATCGATGAAATTCCTTTTGATTTTAGTCGTAAACGCATGTCTGTTGTTATTGAGAATAATGCTTCAAAAAAACATCTTATGATTACGAAAGGTGCGGTTGAGGAGATTATCGCTTTGTGCCATACATTTGAGCATCGAAGTGAAAATTTGGCATTTGATGCTTTTAACCAAGAATGTGCTTTTCAAACAGTGAAACGGCTCAATGAAGAAGGGTTTAGGGTTATTGCTATTGCTTCTAAAGAGGTAGATGTTTTACAAAGGAACTTTACGCCAGAAGATGAATGTGATTTGACATTAAACGGATTTATCGCTTTTCTTGATCCTGCTAAAGAAGGTGTAAAAGAAGCACTTGATGCACTTCATGGCTGCGGTGTTGCAGTTAAAGTTTTAACAGGAGATAATGAAGTTGTAACACGAAAAATATGCCATGATGTGGGGTTGATGATTACACGTGTTTATAAAGGTTCAGATATCGATACTATGAGTGATAAAACACTCAAAATTGCTGTGGAAGAAGCGAATATTTTTGTCAAACTTTCACCTTCTCATAAAGCACGCATCGTTGAAGCATTGAACCATAATGGTCATACGACAGGCTTTTTAGGGGATGGTATTAATGATGCTTCAGCCCTTCAAATGGCTGATGTTGGGCTTTCTGTTGATACGGCAGTGGATATTGCTAAAGAGAGTGCCGATATGATTCTTTTAGAAAAAAGCCTTCTTGTGCTCCAACAAGGTGTGATCAGTGGAAGAGAGGTCTTTGGAAATATCATCAAATACATAAAGATGAGTGCCAGTTCGAATTTTGGCAATATGTTTAGTGTTTTAGGCGCTAGCCTCTTTTTACCCTTTTTACCTATGCGTCCTATTCAAATTCTTACGAACAATTTTCTTTACGATTTATCCCAATCAACAACGCCCACCGATAATGTTGATCCGGAGTTTATAGCAAAACCTCGTAAATGGGACATTGGAGGATTGCGCAATTTTATGTTGGTAATGGGGCCAGTGAGTTCGTTGTTTGACTATATATTGTTTGCCGTTATGTTGTATATCTTTCAGTGTTGGGAAAATCCATCGTTATTTCAAACAGGTTGGTTTGTGGAGTCGCTGGTATCGCAGACGATGATCGTGCATATCTTGCGCACCAATAAACTTCCTTTCATTCAAAGTGTTGCGAGCGTTCCTGTTCTTATTATGACATCATTTGTAATGCTCTTTGGTATGTTTCTACCCTACTCTCCTTTTGCGCAAACTTTGGGATTTCAAGCATTGCCGATGTTGTATTGGTTTATATTGTTAATGATGATGTTAGCGTATATTGTCTTGGCGCAAAGCGTGAAACAATGGTATAGTAATCATTATGAGAGTTAAGCTTTATCATGAGATAGTGAGTTGTGAAGTGGCGGGCAGAGGGGGAGACATTCCCAATTCCCATTGTAACCAGAAACCCCGTAATTTAGGGGTTTTAAACGCATTTTATTCCTTTTTTTTGATGATTATAACATAAAAAAAGTTGGACAAGTTGGACAAAAAGTTGGACACTTGTATATTTTTCTTTTCTCTCTTTTTGTTCATTAGAACAAAAACACATTACCAATAAACTAACTTTTTACCGAAATGAAATGTAGGGTAAAAAAAAGTTAGTTTATTGTCATAAGGTGTTATTACCCACGTCTAACTTTTTAATCTATAATTAAGTTTATAAATTAAAAAAGGAGAAAAAATGGGAAATAATACATTCTTATACAAAGAAATAAATTTTACGAAAAACGGTAAAAAAGTATTTCAAAACACTAAAAATTGTTATTCACAAATGATAACAAGTTTAAAACATTCGTTAAGGGTTTTAGAAGAGGAAAAAATACATATAAACACCGAGAAAACACACGAAAATGATTATATTTCTGATTTCAATTTTGACACAAATGAAGAATTATTATTAAAAATTGAACAAGATATAAAAGACAATATAAAAAAATTTGAAAACATTAACAACGAAGAAGAAAGAAAAAAGATTTTAAAAGACTTCCAAAATTCAAAATCATCAATTTCCAAAAAAATTCCACTGGAATTACTAGAATTAGAGTTGGAACAAAGTAAAAATGCTGGAACTGTTTTACATAATATAGTCTATAAACACAAAATTAAAAACGTTAAAGTAAAAGACAAAAGAACAATAAAAACATTGGAAAATTACATTTTTTTAAAAAATGAAATGATTAAATTAAAACAAAAAACACGTAAATATAATAATCAAATTA includes the following:
- the queF gene encoding preQ(1) synthase, with amino-acid sequence MKYGEQIIKEFDVEKDLEIWPNQHKKNYVIKLTLPEFCCLCPRSGYPDFATIYIDYIPDELVVELKAIKLYINSFMNRNISHENSANEIYDLLDRKLKPKWLKVVADFNPRGNVHTVIEIDSKMVRNESLC
- a CDS encoding DASS family sodium-coupled anion symporter; the encoded protein is MSKQTIGMIVPIAVLFVLWFLPTPQGLSLEGWHFLAIFLAVIIGLVIEPVPAALVGLVGISVVALLGLAGKTPAANVKWALSGFSNSTIWLIFAAFMFAMGYQKTGLGKRISLVMIKYMGKSSLGLGYAVAFADLVLSPFMPSNTARGGGTIYPIAINIPIIFGSTPEHEPRKMGAYITWIAMTATCVTSSMFLTALAPNLLAIDLIAKGANITIEWGAWAKIMIPLMLPLFLVTPLLVYLIYPPTQKTSPEAPAWAAEELKKMGTISLKEILMASFAGLALILWIFGKEFKIDATIAAVSIVAAMVLTRVITWDDVIGNKPAWNIFIWFATLVALASGLNDVGVLKWIGKGTEVYLSGLTPTMLMISMIVFFFMLHYFFASLTAHTTALLPIFIVIAAKLIAPEQLTTFMILLTSTIGLMGIITPYGTGPSPIWYGAGYISQGKWWALGAIFALIFMSVLLLGVFIFL
- a CDS encoding multidrug effflux MFS transporter; this encodes MSHTLTERQIVLTLAALSAITPLAIDMYLPAFPAIATELHTSIPNIEFSLSIYFFGMAMGQLFGGPISDAYGRRPMVIIGLIVFGLSSFLLSITPQVETFWILRALQSFGGGIATVNVSATVRDMFDGKESARIFSLIAMVMLMAPLLAPTLGSLVLKFFEWEIIFILLGIYTLFALGFYLFRFPPVKQKRSKITPIQNYKNVLTHKQAMVFIISQILCTSGMYTYITSSSFIYMEHFHLSAGKFALFFGVSVMILMACGRLNAWLVKRNEPLVLLRFGMTTQSILGVLLFVFQDGNLYLLFPLISFYIGTLGFIFSNAISLTLEFFPTISASANAIVGVLQYSVGAFMGFVASSMHDSTLLPITGVMMVVSLCGTLLLLLGSRGYIPHHGTQS
- the mutY gene encoding A/G-specific adenine glycosylase → MNVKEAIYEWYIKNGRHDLPWRQTDDAYKIYLSEIMLQQTQVKTVLERFYFPFLERFPTLKNVAVAPLDDVLKMWEGLGYYTRAKNLHHTAITCNGILPKRPEELGGLKGIGKSTAHAICAFAYHQPLPILDANVKRILCRYYALQTKDEKILWEKAWKLLNTQHPYEHNQAMMDIGSLICTPKNPHCLECPLHISCKGKEEPERYPLKVKKASIPTKQRFALVIMQEGKLGLIQRKEKLLHGLWGFVQVDVCPSNANYLGRVSHTYSHFKLELDVLILNESTEKVDGYFTNEEITQLALSTVDKKILALCSMMGNIPPTS
- a CDS encoding uracil-DNA glycosylase; amino-acid sequence: MVDPKIEESWKSVLKEEFQKPYFESLKSFLVEEKKHHTIYPSGTNIFAAFDNTPFDKVEVVILGQDPYHGAGQAHGLSFSVQDGVPHPPSLQNIFKELRDDLGCAIPQSGNLTAWAKQGVFLLNTVLTVRSSEANSHRGQGWENFTDAVIKLLSSQKEHLVFILWGSPAGAKASLIDSKKHLILRAPHPSPLSSYRGFFGSKPFSKSNHYLINNGKKPIEWCLA
- a CDS encoding HD domain-containing protein; the encoded protein is MLNPKLIEQFFGAASIQRWNDYPRMVELVELDKQAHKFIIAYFIAKMESKENIDMRSLIEAGIFEFLRRVVVTDIRPDVFRKALQKKEKEINTWVLSQLYDSLSDIENGAFYKRFEMYISDSSMYKKERFILKAASYMATRWEFSIVYQTSQFLNNIDRVKEAVEEEIEDYYELISVRKMAMNKKISKIIDLSGRLRFQKRWAQTPRIPETSVLGHMLIVAILGYFYSLSAKACDQRLVNNFFCALFHDFPEALTRDIISPVKYSVSGLDDIISEFEIKMIEEEILPYLPEGLIKEFKYLLGLYGDNQKNEFMNRIFEHEITAVEDLSHYNENKFNAIDGKALKNCDNLAAFIEATLSISHGVKSKELTQGKEHIRHKLKEKGKMGNADFYELALEIENYFGV